From the genome of Bradyrhizobium elkanii USDA 76, one region includes:
- a CDS encoding MarR family winged helix-turn-helix transcriptional regulator, with the protein MTRSSKAETRGRKLSNFLCFAVYSANLAFGRAYKPILDAIGLTYTQYIAMVALSEADEQTVSALGEKLFLESNTLTPILKKLEQSGYISRVRDPADERQVRVSLTPAGRRLLDKDINVSLVEATGLGDEFPVVQKTVARLRDNLLRNTRADPKKG; encoded by the coding sequence GTGACCCGCTCTTCCAAAGCCGAGACCAGAGGCCGAAAACTCTCGAATTTTCTGTGCTTTGCGGTCTATTCGGCCAATCTGGCCTTCGGCCGCGCCTACAAGCCGATCCTGGATGCGATCGGCCTGACCTACACCCAGTACATCGCCATGGTGGCGCTGTCGGAGGCGGACGAGCAGACCGTCAGCGCGCTCGGCGAGAAGCTGTTTCTGGAATCCAACACGCTGACTCCGATCCTTAAGAAGCTGGAGCAGAGCGGCTACATCAGCCGCGTCAGAGATCCCGCCGACGAGCGGCAGGTTCGCGTGAGCCTGACGCCGGCCGGCCGACGCCTGCTCGACAAGGACATCAATGTGTCCCTGGTCGAAGCCACCGGGCTCGGCGACGAATTTCCCGTCGTGCAGAAGACCGTTGCGAGGCTGCGCGACAATCTGCTGCGCAACACGCGCGCCGATCCGAAGAAGGGCTGA
- a CDS encoding Ohr family peroxiredoxin: MTANAQVLVTGKTHVTAGPNGAARSRDGFLDVKLPQPHPAAENLFAAAWSACYIGAIQLAAGQRKVKLASEPEVDAEIDLNQAGSDYFLSARLNVHVPGVEREIAQELIEAAHGICPYSKAVHGNIAVTTTLV; the protein is encoded by the coding sequence ATGACCGCCAATGCACAGGTTCTCGTCACCGGAAAGACCCACGTCACCGCCGGCCCGAACGGCGCCGCCCGCTCGCGCGACGGCTTTCTCGACGTCAAGCTGCCGCAGCCGCACCCCGCCGCGGAAAACCTGTTCGCGGCCGCCTGGTCGGCCTGCTACATCGGCGCGATCCAGCTCGCCGCCGGTCAGCGCAAGGTCAAGCTCGCGAGCGAGCCCGAGGTCGACGCCGAGATCGATCTGAACCAGGCCGGCAGCGACTACTTCCTGAGCGCCCGCCTCAACGTCCACGTCCCCGGCGTCGAGCGCGAGATTGCGCAGGAGCTGATCGAAGCCGCGCACGGCATCTGCCCCTACTCCAAGGCGGTTCACGGCAACATCGCCGTCACGACCACCCTCGTCTGA
- a CDS encoding cupin domain-containing protein → MKATRLLARTALFTASLLTIPSAQAQQPAGFARTDLQRHDLSTSGREAVQVRVDIAPGKAFGRHTHPGEEIIYVLAGTLEYDVDGRPPARLKAGDVLFIPAGTVHAARNVGDVTASELATYIVEKDKPLLTLVK, encoded by the coding sequence ATGAAGGCGACGCGCCTCCTCGCAAGGACGGCCTTGTTCACCGCAAGCCTCCTGACAATTCCGAGCGCACAGGCGCAGCAGCCGGCCGGCTTCGCGCGAACCGACCTGCAGCGCCACGACCTCAGCACCTCCGGGCGTGAAGCCGTGCAGGTGCGTGTCGACATCGCGCCGGGCAAGGCATTCGGCCGCCATACGCATCCGGGTGAAGAAATCATCTATGTGCTCGCCGGCACGCTCGAATACGACGTCGACGGCAGGCCGCCGGCGAGGCTGAAGGCCGGCGACGTGCTGTTCATTCCCGCCGGCACGGTCCATGCGGCGAGGAATGTCGGCGACGTCACTGCCAGCGAGCTTGCGACCTACATCGTCGAGAAGGACAAGCCGCTGCTGACCCTCGTAAAGTGA